ctgagagtctgtggtcagtgtggttatttctgtaggataCCCTGAAAAGGGCAAAACTCTCGATGCTGTGTAGATAAGGAGCAGGCTGCCCCTCCAAGCCACAACTTGGCGGGATGGTATCCTTGTCTACCTCAGGCAAAGCCAAGCTTATGACTCTGCAAAAACACAATGTGCTTTAGactaaaaggggggggggaactgggTGTGCAGGGCAAAGGACACTGATATGCAGTGCTGGTTCCAAGAACTTGGTAAAGGGGTCAATCAAActttgttaaatgtattttgcttAAATGCTACTTCCTGACCCTGCAATGAAAAAAACGTAGTGAAAAAACATTGCAGTGCTGATGCGGCATTAGGACGCATAACagatttttaatgtttgtgcAAGTAGCTGcttatgtgtacatgtgtctgcACATACGTGTCTGATTGCATGTGTACATTTGCACGGTACGTTTATGTCCTTGACAGGAGCTCTACACTTTGACCAGTCTCAAGGCTTCTGGCTCATCCACAGTGTCCCCCACTTCCCACCATTTCCAGAAAGGGGATATTCCTGGCCTTCTTCTGGCCAACACTATGGCCAAACTGCTCTTTGTGTCACTTATAAATATGGACAGTTTCCTGAAATAGGTGAGAAAAGgccaaaattacatttaaaatttgaagCGTATCCTAGGAAACCAgatttcttctgatttttttaatgtgcctGCTGATGGAGCTGTTTCCCCACCTCTCCCTTCAGCCCAGCAGCTCCTGTACTATAATCCCCATGTGTACAACTGCTCCTTGCCTGTGGAGTTCCAGAAAGACATGGCCAGCCTGGCTCTCCTTTGTGATGGCTCCAAGTTGCCATGGGTCTCTAAGAGAATGCAGGGACTGATTTCAGCAAAAGGAGAACACTTCCTTAGTTTTGCTAAATCTAAATTCTACGTTGACGGTAAGAAcgttgtttttaaaacaagaatCGTGCTATGTGATGCTGTGAAATTGTATCTGATAAGTctctaaaatgttttgtttaccTGCAATCCTGTTTTCCTATTGGAAGGTACTTTTCACATGTGATGTATAACTCAAAGTTCAAGAACATTCTATATCCCAGAAATTGTTGACATAGGTTATGAAACAGTAAAAAGGCATGCTGTACTAAAGATTTTCGTATTTAGACATTCAGTACATTACACAGCCACTTTTCCAGTGACTCCTACTGTTTTTCTAAAAATCAACCTTTATTTCTAGAAATCAAGCTATATTCTAGTGCACTTATGTCAATATTGGACCCAAATTAACTTTTAACGATTAACACTTGTTTTGTGGCTTAATTGTATTTTGCTACCTTGACAAAAGTCATGATAATTACAGTTGTATACAACATCATTTTGCAAATGCACAAGCTCCACAAAGTCTCATTTCAAAAAGAATATAGGGAAAGCTGATGGGGAAGATCCACGTAAGGTTATGCTTTAAAATCACTTGGAATGGATCTTAAAGCCTTAGCTGGATCTGCTTTGTCCAGACAAGGGGTTGCAGAAAGCTGTCATTGTTGGGTCAAAAGACATTTGTCAAGGTATCAAAATGAATAACATTCCTTTTTAGgatgaaatgtttgtttaaagcTATTCTACTCTCAGGGTTGTGCAGATATAATGACATActacataaaacagaaatgtttctaACTTATAGATTTAATATTTCTGTTGACATTCTCCACAGACATATACACGGGATGGGTAGCTCAGACCTTGAAGACTGATCTGTTAGCAGAAACCTGGCAGCACAGCTATCATGTGCTGCCTTCCAACTGTTCTCTCCCCAATCATGTAATGAACATCCAGCGGATCAAATTACCGGGGCCAATTCAGTTCAAATCCTCTTTCGATCACTCGAAATGGTGCGTGTCACGGATGTACAAGGACCGCTGGACATGTCTGGGGGATATGAACCGGGATGGCCCACAGATTTGGAGAAGTGGGGGTCTGGTTTGTTCACAGAACCCGATCATCTATAAAGCCTTCCGCCAGGCTGTAGCCTGGTACATCAGCTGTTGAGACAAACTGCAACAGGAGCCTTTCGCAATCCTTATTCTTCAATACTTGTACTATGAATTGCTTTTCATTAGCCAAGCTAAGCCACTGTATGGTGGTTAAATATTTCAGAGTAGGCtctcaataaaaataactaaccctgaaatgggggctaTGCATAAAAACTTCTGTATTTTCTacataatgaaaccaaaatgtataaaatattgttttattaaaagctGACAATGTTTAACCACatattaattgtttgattaccaACCTAAAATTATGTTTGCAGGATTCAATGAGTTGTGGTTTCATCATGTcttaaatacacttattttgtCTATGTAGCATTTCTACATGGAAGTGTAAATAAACCTTTTTCAGCAAATCTTGTAATTTTCTGTAGGCATTACATCATTTGTTGGCCAGTTACTAATCATGTGCgaatgaatttgaatgaatcTCTTATGAGATTCATTCAAACTCAACTTTTGAAAAAAGTGACTGCTCAGCTCTGCATCTTCTGTAAAAGGTCTTGGGAGAAGCTTCTGATTAGTATATCCTTATCATTGTCTTCCATTGGAGTGTTTGATCATGGAAACTGGCAGCACAAGGCTCTAAaggggaatgaaaagaggttaTTTAATTGACTGTGAATGAATCCGTCTGCAACACgcccactgataatatattcaacataatccagcccattttccacctgtgCCATGCACTTTGAACTGTGTGCTCCTTGTCTCTGGTCAAAAAAATACCAACATTTAAAAGGCATGTGCTGTGTGCCCACGCGCCATGCTATTGACTGCACCCATGCGTCGTGCAACATTGAATCCAAAAAATAGAGCCCTAAGATTTGATGCTGTTTTGGTTGCTCTCCAGACTATATGTAGTCCTGCACTGAAAGCCTGAGCTATTGTTCTCCTTTTCTTGTGACTGCCATGTACTTTTTATGAACATACATATCTTCATGATGTACAGTGTGACCGAGGTATGATCTCACAGCACACCCAAATTCTTCAGagcatttcatacatttttctatGAAACATGCAAATTCAGTGAATTCTGTTTAAAAgttgttgggtttttttctcACCAGGTCAGTCTGTGAGAGCTAtcctttctgttttaaaaaaatacttaccATAGTTGAATAAAGGTATGTGGGCTAAAGGTACAAAAAATATCTGACATGAATAGAGAAGTCAGCGAGGAGATCCAGGCAGTGGAGCTGTGTGTACAGATCTGTCTGTTGTGGATCTTCAACACTGGATAAATATGAGTCTTGTCCTTACCCCATTCCAGGCTGTATGGATCATCAATTGTTCATCAATTGTTTCAGTAGctgttatttattaaaacaaataacaaatacacactgatactacattttattttattgcacattAATCCTCAGTTTGATCTTAAAATAATTGGTTGGATAGGTATTCAGCTAATTAGCAATGGCAAAGCTAAAttatttcacatgcaaaaaagTCTGTCCGAAACCCCTGTGATGGGGACTTCtcttacaataaaataaaatgctaccATCCCACACCACGGCTATCGCCTCTACAGATACACAAGCAGGctattcattttctatttaaaccctggcTTTATGgctaatatttttcataatgaaaatTCCTAGCCAAATTTGCTGTGTATATTTTCTGACTATGTGTTTTTGAGTTTAAGCATTGCCTTGTGGAGGATATTGtctatatatattgtaattttgtCTATATCGTTGTTGCCTGGTATTAGATTTTAAAAGTTCTGAACCTTGGAGTTAATACATTCCAGCATTAATTACTCAATGCCATTTGATATTAAATATCAGTCCTGCATACTGTGTAATTGATTAACTTAACAGTATCACATCTCGCTTTGGTTTTACAAAACTCCAGACCGAAAAAGGAAAACCGATTTATCATGAGCGACATCTCTAGTTCGATCAAATTCTCAGCCGCAAAAAAAGTGTAATAGCGagaataaaattatattctttGGCGTCGCTAGGGGGCATAATCAACGAACTGTGGCTGTGCGTTTGAATGAACTCGGAAGTCATTTGAAAATTGTTTCCTGGTCAAAGAGTAAAGGTCAGTAAACGCATGCGAGGAAGAAACTTGGATAAAAAGCACGCAGCATGGATTCCGAAGTGCAATCAGAATCGCGGATTACgaacaagaaacaaaagaaaaagatgaaaaacgAAAAGATACGGAACAAACTAAATCAGGAGGCTGTAGAAAAGGGCGCCGTCAAAGAATCTGAAAATGCGAATGCAGAACCAGAATCGTCGTTTCCCCCACCATTCAGCgtgtcagaaataaaaaacaaacaacggCGACATTTTATGTTCATGAAATATAAACAGGAAAAACGAAAAGTAAGATCTGTTGTCATAAGTTATTACTTTGCTTTGTGTGCAAGATAATTGCCTACATGACAAGGCTAGTGTTATTTTGAAAGTTACTTAAACCGTACAACCACCTTTCTCTGTCTATGCTGGCGATATttgaccattttattttatcaaaggAAAAGCTGGCtttgaagaagaaaaggaaaaaggagagGGACGCCCTTGGTGACGCGGTAAATTGCACTTATTATACACATTTGCTTGTTATGCTACCATTAGTTTTACTGTGCAGCAGTAACGTTGATGAGGTACTGTTTTTCAATAGTGCAGCCTACTTGGACTGAATGCCGGATGTGGATGAAGATTTAAACGCACAGATGTGATCTCTGTGGTCTTTTAACCATTAGAAGAGTAGTTATTTTAATGCTATTTGTTTAATTCTATGTCGGTGTTATagaagtgattgttacatcaactttataatgttcagttcagaacattctaatcaaatATTTGTTATCGTGCACCTTAAAGGtgtatcaacaaaaaaaaagtgtgtggaaGAAAGTGATGTGGTTGTATATGAAATATGACTTGCTTTTCTGTAGGCACCTCCAAAACCAGTCCCTAAAACCATAGAAAATCAGAGGATTTATGATGAAACCACAGTTGACCCAGAAGATGAAGAGGTAAGGTTTCTCATTTGATAATTATAGGAAAAAGATGAAGCATTAAGTTTGACATCATTGTAACATTAATTCAGactgaaatatattaatataaaatgtaaaatgttgtacTTGTGAATATTGTGTATGCAGTGGGTAGAGAATGTAAAACGCATGCCtcattatgtttgtttactgttgtTGCTTAAACGTATGTTTtcgttttaatttttcaattttctgcAGGTAGCTTTTGATGAGGGAACTGATGAGTTTTCAGCTTACTTCAACAAACTAACAAATCCAAAAGTTCTCATTACCACCTCAGACAGACCAAGAGGGGTGAGCATGTTTTTGGACCGCACCATTAGGACAATTCTTGCATTCCAGTACAGGATGTATGCAAAATGTAGACATCCAGTATGAACATAAATGCTGAAAGTTGTACTCAATTTATTTCCCCCTATTTAAAGttgcttctttgtttttcagaggACGGTGAGGTTCTGTGAGCAGCTTGCAACCGTCATACCAAATGCACATGTGTATTATAGACGAGGTCTTGCTTTAAAGAGGGTTATCCCTCAGTGTATAGCTAGAGATTTCACATTTCTCATGGTGGTAAACGAGGACCGTAAGATGCCCAGTAtccttttttatgtgttttaggTCACATCATGAGTTCCTTGAGCttctcacaaaaataaataaattctccAGCAATTCTACCcacaattttcccatttttaacaCAGCATTGTCCATTGATTCAGTTTGTGCTTTATACACACTatttttgcagaaatgttgGCTGCCCAATatttatgtacatgcacacattttgtttattggAGTCTCCTTAACCAAAAATTACAAAGATGGCCTTGTTCTCTGCCATCTTCCGGATGGACCAACAGCGCATTTCAAAGTAAGCAGTGTTCGACTGCGCAAAGAAATGAAGGTAAGCTGTTCTAGCTTCAGCTTTATCTTGTATCTTTTTGAGGTCTGTAGaaatattgcttgttttattatttaattgtgaATCCAAGAATGTGTGTTCGGGCTGTACCTGTTGCTGAAGAAAAACATACTTTGCTCTTTCCT
This is a stretch of genomic DNA from Anguilla rostrata isolate EN2019 chromosome 4, ASM1855537v3, whole genome shotgun sequence. It encodes these proteins:
- the rpf1 gene encoding ribosome production factor 1; this translates as MDSEVQSESRITNKKQKKKMKNEKIRNKLNQEAVEKGAVKESENANAEPESSFPPPFSVSEIKNKQRRHFMFMKYKQEKRKEKLALKKKRKKERDALGDAAPPKPVPKTIENQRIYDETTVDPEDEEVAFDEGTDEFSAYFNKLTNPKVLITTSDRPRGRTVRFCEQLATVIPNAHVYYRRGLALKRVIPQCIARDFTFLMVVNEDRKMPNGLVLCHLPDGPTAHFKVSSVRLRKEMKRRGKDPTEHSPEVILNNFTTRLGHSIGRMFAALFPHDPQFVGRQVATFHNQRDFIFFRFHRYIFKNEKRVGIQELGPRFTLKLRSLQKGTFDSKFGEYEWVHKRHEMDSNRRKFHL
- the dnase2b gene encoding deoxyribonuclease-2-beta, with translation MCCFHTWFILLLVLFSFTPCHTEISCKNEDGKPVDWFIMYKLPKYKIDDVGSGLEYMYLDSSEEGWQLSQFLVNSSQGALGNTLKPLYTGRGLKSNRSAYVLYNDAPPSMNYTRQYGHTKGALHFDQSQGFWLIHSVPHFPPFPERGYSWPSSGQHYGQTALCVTYKYGQFPEIAQQLLYYNPHVYNCSLPVEFQKDMASLALLCDGSKLPWVSKRMQGLISAKGEHFLSFAKSKFYVDDIYTGWVAQTLKTDLLAETWQHSYHVLPSNCSLPNHVMNIQRIKLPGPIQFKSSFDHSKWCVSRMYKDRWTCLGDMNRDGPQIWRSGGLVCSQNPIIYKAFRQAVAWYISC